A window of Juglans regia cultivar Chandler chromosome 7, Walnut 2.0, whole genome shotgun sequence contains these coding sequences:
- the LOC108985075 gene encoding 3beta-hydroxysteroid-dehydrogenase/decarboxylase, which translates to MEDRLTELNRRTCVVLGGRGFLGRSLVLRLLALPNWIVRVADSPRSLHLHPLHDSLLSQALSSGRASCYPLDVLDYSQIFQAIEGSSVVFYMDVSDLQRDDFYKCYMIIVQGAKNVINACRECKVRRLIYNSSADVVFNGLHDINNGDESLTYPWKFEDMMSDLKAQAEALILFANNIDGLLTCALRPSNIFGPGETQLVPLLVNLVKSGWAKFIIGSGENMSDFTYAENVSHAHICAEEALDFRMVSVAGKAFFITNLEPMKFWDFVSLISDSLGYQRPLIKVPARMVWYILLLVKWVHEKLGSRKYNHSVSVHYIQVASRTRTFNCAAAQKHIGYSPVVSMEEGATLTMKSLSNVAEDSYYARYNSFNEQSKIEKLLGSGEVADILLWRDEKKTFIYFLSLVLLFYWFFLSGRTFMSSAAKLLLLINVILFGYGIVSSKIVAITFQRIPPSCCEVSETAVKYSVATLAYIWNNGIQHIQSLAQGEDWRNFFKVAVSLYFLRLILLQSLTAVIGVALVFSFTAFFVYEQYESEIDGFVKVLFNSIKGSVGLLTRNLLASLSSFLRNYNSFLRNKGHAAL; encoded by the exons ATGGAGGACCGGCTCACGGAGCTGAACCGCAGGACCTGCGTTGTCCTCGGCGGTCGAGGCTTCCTTGGCAGATCTCTCGTCCTTAGGCTCTTGGCACTCCCCAACTGGATCGTTCGAGTTGCCGATTCCCCTCGCTCCCTCCACCTCCATCCCCTCCACGACTCCCTTCTCTCCCAAGCTCTCTCTTCCGGTCGCGCTTCCTGCTACCCCCTAGACGTTCTCGAttattctcaaattttccaag CAATTGAAGGTTCGTCTGTTGTATTCTATATGGATGTTAGCGACTTACAAAGAGATGATTTCTATAAGTGCTACATGATTATAGTTCAAG GTGCAAAAAACGTTATTAACGCTTGCCGAGAGTGCAAAGTCAGAAGGCTAATATACAACAGTTCCGCAGATGTAGTATTTAATGGTCTACATGATATAAATAATGGAGATGAATCCTTGACATACCCTTGGAAA TTTGAGGACATGATGAGTGACCTTAAGGCTCAAGCAGAAGCGCTGATCCTGTTTGCTAACAACATTGATGGCCTCCTAACATGTGCTCTTCGTCCTAGCAACATCTTTGGACCTGGAGAAACACAGCTTGTGCCATTGTTAGTAAATTTAGTGAAATCTGGTTGGGCAAAG TTTATTATAGGAAGTGGTGAAAACATGTCTGACTTCACCTATGCTGAGAATGTTAGTCATGCCCACATCTGTGCAGAAGAAGCTTTAGATTTTCGGATGGTCTCTGTGGCTGGAAAG GCATTTTTCATCACTAATCTTGAGCCTATGAAGTTCTGGGACTTCGTATCTCTCATATCAGACAGCTTGGGATATCAAAG ACCATTAATAAAAGTTCCTGCTAGGATGGTTTGGTATATTCTCCTTCTTGTCAAATGGGTGCATGAAAAATTGGGATCCAGAAAATACAACCATTCTGTATCAGTTCATTACATTCAAGTAGCCTCACGCACTAGAACATTTAACTGCGCTGCAGCTCAGAAACATATTGGGTACTCACCAGTAGTTTCCATGGAA GAAGGTGCCACTTTGACCATGAAATCATTGTCCAATGTAGCCGAAGACTCCTATTATGCAAGATATAACAGCTTCAATGAAcaatcaaaaatagaaaaattgctGGGCAGCGGGGAAG TTGCGGACATTTTGCTGTGGAGAGACGAGAagaaaacatttatatattttctttctctggTTCTGTTGTTTTACTGGTTTTTCCTTTCTGGAAGAACTTTCATGTCATCTGCTGCAAAGCTTCTGCTTCTGATTAATGTTATCCTTTTTGGATATGGTATTGTATCATCAAAGAT AGTTGCTATCACTTTTCAGAGAATACCTCCGTCTTGTTGTGAAGTGTCAGAAACAGCGGTGAAATATTCAGTTGCAACCCTAGCATATATATGGAACAATGGCATCCAACATATACAGTCCCTGGCCCAAGGGGAGGATTGGAGAAATTTCTTCAAG GTAGCagtttctctctattttctgaGGTTGATTCTGTTGCAATCATTGACTGCAGTGATTGGTGTAG CCCTTGTCTTTTCGTTCACTGCATTCTTTGTTTACGAGCAATACGAATCAGAAATTGATGGATTTGTAAAGGTTCTGTTCAACAGTATAAAGGGTTCAGTTGGACTGTTGACAAGGAATTTGCTTGCTAGTTTATCATCATTTCTTCGAAACTACAACAGCTTTCTTAGAAACAAAGGTCATGCTGCGTTATAA